In Halobacteroides halobius DSM 5150, the genomic window TCCGCTAAATAAAGAGCTTGAATATTCTTTTGGTAGTGGTTGACTGACTTTAGTTCATTATTTATTAGTACACTAGTTCCAATGACTAATATCATTAATATAGTGATCACCAGTAATGATAAATAAATAGTAAAACCTTGTTCACTAGTAAACATTTTATTTAGTCCCTTCCATTTTATAATATCTAGGATAAACTTGGTGGTTACTAAGCTTATAACTTTGGTTTTGATTAGCTAAAATTAAATCTATGATTATCACTTGGTTAGCTGATTGTTTAAATTTAATCTCCTTTACTTCTTCAAAAGCAATGGACAACTTATCTATATTATCCCACCTACTACCGGGCCAAGCTCCTAAACCATCTATAACCTGATAATAAACTGTTTCTTGTTTGGAGTTAAAATAATATCTAATATATTTTTGCTTACCTTGTTTAATTATTAATTCAAAATCACTTTTAATCCTTAGTTTATCAGCTTGTCTAATTTGTTCTTCTAGCTGACTAATAATCAATCTAGCTTGTTGCTGTAAGTTAACTTGTTGGTAATTAAACTGATAAAACTTCCAACCAATTGAATGAATATCAATGATAATAATACTAACTATACTAATCATAACTAACACAACTAATAGCTCAACTAAAGTAAAGCCTTGATTATAATTCTTCATTATTATCATCTTCTTGAAAGCAAAGTTACAAGCTCTAAGCTTTGCTTATTTTCCCATAAAATTTTAACCTTTATCTTTTTAATATCACGCTCACCTTGATAAGGAAGTATAATGACTTTTCTTTTAAACTTTATTCCCTGGGAGATAATTCCTGTATATTGGGTAGCCTTTAACTCTAAATTGCTGAATTTAGTCGCTTTAAGTCCTTCTATAGCCTGTTGGCCCAAGTGTAATGCCTTAGTTCGGTATTTTACTTGCTGAATAACCTTAGTTTGCTTAACTAAAAAGCCCATAATTGGGAGTAGAGCACTAGAGAGGATAACTAGCCCCACCATCACTTCAACTAAAGTCATTCCTTCTTCTTGCTTTAGTAACATATTATTTATGCTCCTTAATTAGTATAATTGAAAATAAAAATTAATAATAGGCTCTCGAAACAACAAAACCAGTATAGTCCCAATAGCAATAAATGGGCCAAAAGGAATCCTACTTTTCCGATTTTTAATCCCTAAACTTATTAATCCTACTCCTAGAATTGAGCCTATCAAAGAACCAAAAAAGATACCTACTAAGGTATCTCTAAGGCCAATAAATGAACCAATCATAGCTACTAATTTAACATCTCCTAGTCCCATTCCACCAACTAAAGCAATAATTAATAGTAAACCAGCCGGAATTAAAAGTCCCAGTAATGAAGCTCTAACAGAAATATGATTAAATACTACACTAGCTAATAAACCAGATATAATCCCTAAGTAAGTTATTTTATTGGGGATAATCATTAACTTAAAATCAATCACACTAGCCACAATTAGTAAAGCAACTAACAAACTATAAGTCATAAATTGACTACTTAAATGATATTGCTGGAAAAGACCAACTACTAGCCCCCCAGTTACTAACTCAACTAGTGGATACTGCCTTGAAACCTTTGTATTACAATAACGACATCTACCTCTCAATAATAAATAACTTAGCACCGGCACCAAATCCAGTGCAGCTAATTTAGTTTTACACTTTGGACAATAAGATCGGGAAACAGCTACCCCTTCACCTTGAGGTAGACGATAAATTAAAACATTTAAAAAACTACCTACTATCAGACCTGATAAAAAGATTAATGCTAACATTTGTCACATCCTTTGGTAAATCAGCTTTATTTAAATTAGAGCTTAGTTGCAGCACTTTCTTTTGTTCCAAAACCTTTTTCTCCAATATAAAAGGTAGTATCTGTATTACCACTTTCAATTTCTATTAAATAACCTTTACTGTTTCCATCATTATCAACAGTATAAGTAAAAGAATCAGATTTAATATCTGGTTTAATATCTGGTAAACTAACTGTCGTTAATGTATCATCTAAAGCAGCATAATCAGCTACATCTGTAGTTGATGGATATTTCCCATGTGATACATAATACATCTCCATCCCACTTCTAATTGTACTTGCTGCTGCTTTTATTTGAGTATCTCTAGCTTTCCCTAATACACCACTTAATTTAGGAATAGCAATCCCTGCTAAAATCCCAATCACAGCAATTACAACCATTAATTCAATTAATGTAAATCCTGACTCTCTTCTTGTTTTTTTAAACATTAATCCCACTCCTTTTAAAATTTTAAATTCCTTGCATCAAATTAAATAAAGGCATCATCACTGACGTAACAATTCCTCCTACTACTAAACCCAATAACAAAATTAATACTGGCTCAAGTAAAGATACAACCTGCTCAATTGTATATTCTACCTCACGATCATAAAAATCAGCTACCTTATTTAACATCTGGGCCAAGGTTCCTGTCTCTTCTCCTAACTCAATCATCTGTAAAAACATCTGAGGAAATATAGTACTCTTTTCTAAAGGAGTTACCATACTTTGGCCTTGACTAATATTTTCTCTAGCTTCAATAATCTTATCTGTAATTACCTGATTAGTTACTACATTACTTACTACATCTAACCCCTCTAAAATAGAAACACCACTCTCTAATAAAACACCTAAAGTTTTACTTAATCTACCAAGGGAGACTTTAATAATCAAATTACTAATCACAGGTATTCTCAATAATAGAGCATCTACCTTTCTTTGGCCCTCAGTTGTTTGATAATAACGTCTAGCTACTAATCCACTAATCAATATAGCTAATATAACTACATACCAATAATCTCCTAAAAAAGTACTTAAAGCTAATAAAGCACGAGTAATTAATGGTAACCTAACATCAAACTGAGCGAACATACCTACAAAAGTAGGTAAAATAAATGTTACTAAAAAGACAACTACATTGACTGAAATTAAAGTAATTACAGCCGGATAAACTAAAGCAGAAGTCACCTTCTGTTGAATCTCTCGCTCTCGTTCAAAGTAATTAGCCATTTCTTCTAAAGTATTATCTAATACCCCACCTGTTTCACCTACTCTTACCATACTAATAAATAATTTAGAAAAAATATCCTCTTGCTCAACTAAAGCCTCTGATAATGCAGTTCCCTTCTCTACCTCTTCTTTAATTGAACTAACTGCTTCTTTTAATTTAGGATTAGGGGTCTGTTCTTTTAATACTCCTAAAGTCCTAACTAAAGATAAACCTGAATTTATCATTGTTGCAAACTGACGACAAAAAATACTTAAATCTTTTAGCTTTACTCTTCTCCATTGCTTAAAGATTTTTCCTAAATTCTTTCTTTCAGATTTTTCTTCAATTCTAGTTAAATAATAACCTTGCTCTCTTAATTGATCAACTGCACTATCTTTATTTCTAGCCTCAATAACCCCATCTACTAAATTACCAACTTGATCTCTTGCTTTATAATCAAAACGAGGCGTAATAAAGCACCCCCTTAAATTAACTTTTCTAATGTCTGACGATCATTTGCTTGTTCTAATGCAACTTGATGACTAATTTTTCCTTGTAAATATAAATCTCGTAAAGAATAATCCATAGTATGCATACCCTCATGTTTACTTGTTTGCATTACTGAATCTAATTGATGATTCTTTCCCTCACGAATTAAATTTTTAACTGCAGAATTTACTAATAATAGTTCAGTAGCTACTTTTCGTTCTAATCCATCAACTGTAGGTAATAATTGTTGGGCTAATACTCCTTTTAAATTCATAGATAACTGTGTTCTAATTTGTTCCTGTTGATAAGGTGGAAACACATTAATAATACGATCAATAGTCTCAGCAGCATTATTAGTATGTAAGGTTGCTAATACTAAATGACCAGTCTCTGCAGCAGTAATAGCAGTTGAAATAGTTTCTAAATCCCTCATTTCACCAACTAAAATGATATCAGGGTCTTGCCTTAAAGCAGCCTTAAGACCACTAGCAAAATCAATAGTATCCCTGCCTACTTCACGTTGATTAACTAGACTTTTTTTATGTTGGTGTATATATTCAATTGGATCCTCTAAAGTAATAATATGCTTACTATAATTTTGATTAACTAAATTAATCATAGCAGCTAAAGTAGTTGACTTTCCACTACCAGTTGGCCCAGTAACCAAAAAAAGTCCTCTCGGTTCTACAGCTAATTTCTTTAACTTTTCTGGCAAACCTAAGCTATCCAAATCATCAATCTGATTAGGAATAATTCGTAATACTAAAGCTGGATTATTTCTTTGATAAAAAGCATTAACTCTAAATCTATATCCATCCCACTGATAAGCAAAGTCTAATTCTTTATCTGCTTCAAATTGATTCCTTCTATCCTCTAATAATTCATCTACTAAATTATTAATTTTATCTTTATTTACAATTTTGTCATTCATCTTTTGCAATCTACCATTAACTCTGACCATAGGTTCTGTCCCCATAGTCAAATGAATATCTGAAGCTCCTAACCTAATCCCTTCAGTTAATAAATTCTCTAATTTCACTACAAACTCCTTCCTCCCCTAGCTAAATTTTAGTGACTCTCATCGCCTCTTCTAAGCTAGTTATCCCTTTTTCTACCTTTTTTAAAGCAGCATCTTCAAGAGTATTCATACCTTTTGTTTTTGCTACTGATTCAATTTTAGCTGCTGATACTTTTTCTACTACTAATTCTTTTATTTTAGCTTCTACCTCTAACAATTCGTATATTGCAGTCCTTCTTTTATACCCTGCCTGATTACAGCTTCTACATCCTTCCCCTTGATAATGTTTAAAACTATCTTTTACTTCTAAAGTTTTAGGAGGAAGTAACTTTTCGCTTTCTACTTTACAATTATCACAAATCTTTCTTACTAATCTCTGAGCTATAACACCTAGCACTGAAGAAGCAACCAAATAAGGTTCAATCCCCATATCTATTAATCTTGTTAGAGCTCCTGCAGATTGATTAGTATGTAAAGTGCTTAATACTAGATGACCAGTCATAGCAGCATGAATAGCTATCTTTGCTGTCTCCTTATCTCTAATCTCCCCTATCATTATTACATCCGGGTCTTGACGTAAAATAGATCGTAAACCATTAGCAAAACTAAGTCCTGCTTTAGAATTAGTCTGTACTTGATTAACCCCTTTTAATTTATATTCTACTGGATCCTCTACAGTAATAATATTTTTACTACTAGCATCCATAAAATTCAAAGCAGAATAAAGGGTCGTCGTCTTACCACTGCCAGTTGGCCCAGTTATCAATAACATACCATGAGGTTGATTAATCATCTTCTTAAAAGCAGGTTTAGCCTCAACAGATAAGCCTAACTCATCAATACTTAACATTACATTATCTTTATCTAAAATTCTAATAACAACCTTCTCACCTTCTACAGTAGGTAAAGTGGAAATTCTTAAATCAACCTTAGTATTAGCTAATTTCATCTGAATTCTTCCGTCTTGAGGTAATCTTCTTTCAGCTATATCCATTTCAGCCATAATCTTTATTCTAGAAACTAGAGCCGAAAGTGTCTGCTTAGGTATATTCATTTCTGTATGTAGTATCCCATCAATTCTATATCTTACTTGCACTTGATCTTCATCCGGCTCTATATGAATATCACTAGCTCTTGCTTTAACTGCTCTAGCAATAATGCTATTTACCAATCTAACTATTGGAGCATCTTCTACCATCTGCTGTAAATTATTATCTTCTAATTGGCCTGAATTAATCCTATCT contains:
- a CDS encoding prepilin-type N-terminal cleavage/methylation domain-containing protein; protein product: MKNYNQGFTLVELLVVLVMISIVSIIIIDIHSIGWKFYQFNYQQVNLQQQARLIISQLEEQIRQADKLRIKSDFELIIKQGKQKYIRYYFNSKQETVYYQVIDGLGAWPGSRWDNIDKLSIAFEEVKEIKFKQSANQVIIIDLILANQNQSYKLSNHQVYPRYYKMEGTK
- a CDS encoding type IV pilus modification PilV family protein, with product MLLKQEEGMTLVEVMVGLVILSSALLPIMGFLVKQTKVIQQVKYRTKALHLGQQAIEGLKATKFSNLELKATQYTGIISQGIKFKRKVIILPYQGERDIKKIKVKILWENKQSLELVTLLSRR
- a CDS encoding prepilin peptidase, which gives rise to MLALIFLSGLIVGSFLNVLIYRLPQGEGVAVSRSYCPKCKTKLAALDLVPVLSYLLLRGRCRYCNTKVSRQYPLVELVTGGLVVGLFQQYHLSSQFMTYSLLVALLIVASVIDFKLMIIPNKITYLGIISGLLASVVFNHISVRASLLGLLIPAGLLLIIALVGGMGLGDVKLVAMIGSFIGLRDTLVGIFFGSLIGSILGVGLISLGIKNRKSRIPFGPFIAIGTILVLLFREPIINFYFQLY
- a CDS encoding type II secretion system protein — translated: MFKKTRRESGFTLIELMVVIAVIGILAGIAIPKLSGVLGKARDTQIKAAASTIRSGMEMYYVSHGKYPSTTDVADYAALDDTLTTVSLPDIKPDIKSDSFTYTVDNDGNSKGYLIEIESGNTDTTFYIGEKGFGTKESAATKL
- a CDS encoding type II secretion system F family protein: MRKVNLRGCFITPRFDYKARDQVGNLVDGVIEARNKDSAVDQLREQGYYLTRIEEKSERKNLGKIFKQWRRVKLKDLSIFCRQFATMINSGLSLVRTLGVLKEQTPNPKLKEAVSSIKEEVEKGTALSEALVEQEDIFSKLFISMVRVGETGGVLDNTLEEMANYFEREREIQQKVTSALVYPAVITLISVNVVVFLVTFILPTFVGMFAQFDVRLPLITRALLALSTFLGDYWYVVILAILISGLVARRYYQTTEGQRKVDALLLRIPVISNLIIKVSLGRLSKTLGVLLESGVSILEGLDVVSNVVTNQVITDKIIEARENISQGQSMVTPLEKSTIFPQMFLQMIELGEETGTLAQMLNKVADFYDREVEYTIEQVVSLLEPVLILLLGLVVGGIVTSVMMPLFNLMQGI
- a CDS encoding type IV pilus twitching motility protein PilT, yielding MKLENLLTEGIRLGASDIHLTMGTEPMVRVNGRLQKMNDKIVNKDKINNLVDELLEDRRNQFEADKELDFAYQWDGYRFRVNAFYQRNNPALVLRIIPNQIDDLDSLGLPEKLKKLAVEPRGLFLVTGPTGSGKSTTLAAMINLVNQNYSKHIITLEDPIEYIHQHKKSLVNQREVGRDTIDFASGLKAALRQDPDIILVGEMRDLETISTAITAAETGHLVLATLHTNNAAETIDRIINVFPPYQQEQIRTQLSMNLKGVLAQQLLPTVDGLERKVATELLLVNSAVKNLIREGKNHQLDSVMQTSKHEGMHTMDYSLRDLYLQGKISHQVALEQANDRQTLEKLI
- a CDS encoding GspE/PulE family protein, which translates into the protein MIKKKRLGDILVEAGFITEEELNEALKRQKNTEQRLGNILKRMGLVTDESVMEALEFQLGIPRLDLKQMIIDPEVINMIPKSLAERHKAIPVKQKDNALTVAMADPLDILAIDDIRIKTNCEVIPGISSEEEIQNAINQYFGETDIVNEFMEDVDLKIDRINSGQLEDNNLQQMVEDAPIVRLVNSIIARAVKARASDIHIEPDEDQVQVRYRIDGILHTEMNIPKQTLSALVSRIKIMAEMDIAERRLPQDGRIQMKLANTKVDLRISTLPTVEGEKVVIRILDKDNVMLSIDELGLSVEAKPAFKKMINQPHGMLLITGPTGSGKTTTLYSALNFMDASSKNIITVEDPVEYKLKGVNQVQTNSKAGLSFANGLRSILRQDPDVIMIGEIRDKETAKIAIHAAMTGHLVLSTLHTNQSAGALTRLIDMGIEPYLVASSVLGVIAQRLVRKICDNCKVESEKLLPPKTLEVKDSFKHYQGEGCRSCNQAGYKRRTAIYELLEVEAKIKELVVEKVSAAKIESVAKTKGMNTLEDAALKKVEKGITSLEEAMRVTKI